A single region of the Sulfitobacter geojensis genome encodes:
- a CDS encoding YqaA family protein, which translates to MIAYAGLFASALVAATLLPMQSEAVLVALIVQGDHPVALLLIVATVGNVLGSVINWALGRFLLRFKHKRWFPASDRQLAQAQGWYQRYGRWSLLGSWLPVIGDPITVVAGIMREPLLSFVFLVTLAKGLRYLFLAQLTLAWI; encoded by the coding sequence ATGATTGCCTACGCGGGCCTCTTCGCCTCGGCACTAGTGGCCGCGACCCTGTTGCCGATGCAATCAGAAGCTGTGTTGGTCGCGCTTATCGTGCAGGGGGATCATCCCGTTGCCCTGCTGTTGATTGTGGCAACGGTTGGTAATGTGTTGGGCTCTGTGATCAACTGGGCACTCGGGCGGTTTTTGCTGCGGTTCAAGCACAAGCGCTGGTTTCCCGCGTCGGACAGGCAACTGGCGCAAGCGCAAGGCTGGTATCAACGCTACGGGCGCTGGTCATTGCTGGGCAGCTGGTTGCCGGTCATTGGCGATCCGATCACCGTTGTTGCCGGTATCATGCGCGAACCGCTGCTGTCGTTTGTTTTTCTGGTCACGTTGGCCAAGGGCCTCCGCTATCTGTTTTTGGCCCAACTGACGCTCGCGTGGATTTGA
- the glpX gene encoding class II fructose-bisphosphatase, with protein MTSKADFQDRMLSLGLARVSEAAALASAKLVGKGDEKAADQAAVNAMREQLNLLDIAGVVVIGEGERDEAPMLFIGEEVGTGDGPGVDIALDPLEGTTLTAKDMPNALTVIAMGPRGSMLHAPDTYMDKLAIGPGYPVDVVTLDMSPGERVAALAAAKGCAASDITVCILERPRHEEMIAEVRAKGAAIRLITDGDVAGVMHCADPETGIDMYMGSGGAPEGVLAAAALKCMGGQMYTRLVFRNDDEKARASKAGITDFDRIYTRDEMVTEDVIFAATGVTDGALLPGVKREMGWMTTETLIMRSKTGSVRRINYRTPVEND; from the coding sequence ATGACATCCAAAGCTGATTTCCAAGACCGCATGTTATCTTTGGGCCTTGCCCGTGTTTCCGAAGCCGCCGCGCTTGCCTCTGCCAAGCTGGTGGGCAAAGGCGACGAAAAGGCCGCGGATCAGGCCGCGGTGAATGCGATGCGCGAGCAGTTGAACCTGCTTGATATCGCCGGTGTTGTGGTCATTGGCGAAGGCGAACGCGACGAGGCCCCGATGCTGTTCATCGGCGAAGAGGTCGGCACCGGCGACGGCCCCGGTGTGGACATTGCGCTGGACCCGCTGGAAGGCACGACCCTGACCGCCAAGGACATGCCGAACGCGCTGACGGTGATTGCGATGGGGCCACGCGGTTCGATGCTGCATGCGCCCGACACTTACATGGACAAGCTGGCCATCGGACCGGGGTATCCTGTGGACGTTGTTACGCTTGATATGTCGCCCGGAGAACGTGTTGCAGCACTGGCCGCCGCCAAAGGGTGCGCCGCGTCTGATATCACCGTCTGTATTCTCGAACGCCCGCGCCATGAAGAGATGATCGCAGAGGTCCGTGCCAAGGGCGCCGCGATCCGGCTGATCACCGACGGCGATGTGGCCGGTGTGATGCATTGTGCCGATCCCGAAACCGGCATCGACATGTATATGGGATCCGGTGGTGCGCCCGAAGGCGTGCTGGCAGCCGCGGCGTTGAAATGCATGGGCGGACAGATGTACACCCGTCTGGTGTTCCGCAATGACGACGAAAAAGCCCGTGCCAGCAAGGCAGGGATCACCGATTTCGACCGTATTTACACCCGCGATGAAATGGTCACCGAAGATGTGATTTTTGCCGCCACCGGTGTCACTGATGGTGCGTTGCTGCCAGGTGTGAAGCGGGAAATGGGGTGGATGACGACCGAGACGTTGATCATGCGCTCCAAGACAGGATCGGTGCGGCGGATCAATTATCGCACGCCGGTCGAAAACGACTAA
- a CDS encoding homoserine dehydrogenase: MSDPLRLGIAGLGTVGVGVVRIIRQQAALLEARTGRKITISAVSARTKGRDRGVALDSYAWEDDPVALATRDDVDVFVELMGGEDGPAKDATEAALKAGKHVVTANKAMLAIHGQALAEQAEAKGLALRYEAAVAGGIPVVKTLMEGLAGNEITRVMGVMNGSCNYILTRMENSGATYQEIFAEADGLGYLEADPQLDVGGIDAAHKLAILSAIAFGTRVDFDGIQLEGIERVSIEDIRAAADMGYKIKLLGVAQKTGRGLEQRMQPCLVPDSSPLAQLDGGTNMVVLEGDAVGQIVLRGAGAGEGPTASAVMADICDIARGLRGPVFGQPAVGLVNSTAALTKLPAPYYLRLALVDKPGALAKIATVLGEAGVSIDRMRQYGHDNSSAPVLIVTHKTTQSDIETALAAMDDTGVMAGPPVALRIEEV, encoded by the coding sequence ATGTCTGATCCCCTTCGCCTTGGTATTGCTGGTCTGGGCACTGTTGGTGTCGGTGTGGTGCGCATTATTCGCCAGCAGGCTGCCCTGCTAGAGGCACGCACAGGGCGCAAGATCACGATTTCGGCGGTATCTGCCCGTACCAAGGGCCGTGACCGCGGCGTGGCACTGGACAGCTACGCATGGGAGGACGATCCGGTGGCGTTGGCCACCCGCGATGACGTGGATGTCTTTGTCGAATTGATGGGCGGCGAAGACGGCCCCGCCAAAGATGCCACCGAAGCGGCGTTGAAAGCGGGCAAACACGTTGTGACCGCAAATAAGGCAATGCTAGCGATCCACGGCCAGGCACTTGCGGAACAGGCCGAAGCCAAGGGTCTTGCCCTGCGCTATGAAGCGGCAGTTGCGGGCGGTATTCCGGTGGTCAAGACGTTGATGGAAGGTCTTGCAGGAAACGAGATCACCCGCGTGATGGGGGTGATGAATGGATCGTGCAATTACATCCTGACACGGATGGAGAACTCCGGCGCGACCTATCAGGAGATTTTCGCCGAAGCGGATGGTCTGGGTTATCTCGAAGCCGATCCACAGCTTGACGTGGGCGGGATCGACGCGGCGCATAAACTCGCGATTCTGTCGGCAATTGCCTTTGGCACCCGCGTCGATTTTGACGGTATCCAGCTGGAAGGCATCGAACGTGTCTCGATCGAAGACATCCGCGCTGCTGCCGACATGGGGTACAAGATCAAACTGTTGGGCGTGGCGCAAAAGACCGGTCGCGGGCTGGAACAGCGTATGCAGCCCTGCCTTGTGCCGGACAGCTCGCCGTTGGCGCAGCTGGATGGCGGCACCAATATGGTCGTTCTCGAAGGCGACGCCGTTGGTCAGATCGTCTTGCGCGGTGCCGGTGCGGGCGAAGGCCCCACAGCCAGCGCCGTGATGGCCGATATCTGCGATATCGCACGCGGTTTGCGCGGACCGGTGTTCGGCCAGCCTGCCGTCGGTCTTGTGAACTCCACCGCTGCGCTGACAAAGCTGCCCGCCCCCTATTACCTGCGTCTGGCATTGGTCGACAAACCCGGTGCCTTGGCCAAAATCGCCACCGTTCTGGGCGAAGCAGGCGTCAGCATTGATCGCATGCGCCAGTATGGCCATGACAACAGCTCTGCACCGGTGCTGATTGTCACCCACAAGACCACTCAATCCGATATCGAAACGGCCCTTGCCGCGATGGACGATACGGGCGTGATGGCCGGCCCACCGGTCGCATTGCGCATCGAAGAGGTCTGA
- a CDS encoding Crp/Fnr family transcriptional regulator, with translation MDQASFFLETSQELRRLFDKAFVSRKLKAGETLFEQDEHDDRLYVLDEGLLEVSVYSAGGRKHALNLLRPESVFGEIAMFDPGPRTARIEAVENCKLRYIRQAALIAEIAREPHLAAELLSLAGKRMRWMSKQMEEQVFLPPAPRLAAKVLYLAGEDGKIAMSQAQMADYVGVTREVVSKILSEWRREGFVKLSRGRIEVTNPAALEDIKNDTPE, from the coding sequence GTGGATCAGGCCAGTTTCTTTCTGGAAACCTCTCAAGAATTGCGCCGGCTGTTCGACAAAGCCTTTGTTTCCCGTAAACTTAAGGCGGGCGAAACCCTGTTTGAACAGGACGAACACGACGATCGTCTCTATGTTCTGGACGAAGGGCTGCTTGAGGTCAGCGTTTATTCTGCAGGTGGGCGCAAACATGCCCTGAACCTGCTGCGCCCTGAAAGCGTCTTTGGCGAGATCGCGATGTTTGACCCCGGCCCGCGCACCGCGCGGATCGAAGCCGTCGAAAACTGCAAGCTGCGCTATATCCGTCAGGCCGCGCTGATCGCTGAAATCGCCAGAGAACCACATCTGGCAGCGGAGCTGCTGAGCCTTGCCGGTAAACGCATGCGCTGGATGAGCAAGCAGATGGAAGAACAGGTGTTCCTGCCCCCTGCCCCCCGACTGGCCGCCAAGGTCCTGTATCTGGCTGGCGAGGACGGCAAAATCGCGATGTCGCAAGCGCAGATGGCCGATTACGTCGGCGTCACCCGCGAAGTCGTGTCAAAGATCCTGTCAGAATGGCGACGCGAAGGTTTTGTGAAACTGTCACGCGGGCGGATCGAAGTGACCAATCCTGCGGCGCTCGAAGACATTAAAAACGATACTCCAGAGTAA
- a CDS encoding zinc ribbon domain-containing protein: MKAVRRPMFWYGLAMWVLSVVISTLLIQLGALIMSDVPTAGKRIAQNDFLNTTELAAIDTAIVQTERLLADKTHEIEDARFVLRSWTLDYQNQRASFENWVKTRSATGADDQNSEVVERVRAIELLKQEERNAGRLVEDLQQEVIAAKRELQDLRGERSAILTAANAPYQKAQKREVLKVFLFRLVLTLPLLLIAGWLAMKKRQSSYWPVYRGFIIFALFAFFVELVPYLPSYGGYVRYIVGILLALILAHFATRGMARYLQKKQSEEQRPETEKRKLIEYETAIKKISDGVCPSCDRQFGAQNSRKADSTPASNVDFCVHCGFCLYNSCDNCGQRENSFYKFCGACGVPAQKVTP, encoded by the coding sequence ATGAAAGCCGTTCGTCGCCCCATGTTCTGGTACGGCCTTGCAATGTGGGTGTTGTCAGTTGTGATCTCTACCTTGCTGATCCAGCTGGGCGCGTTGATCATGTCCGATGTGCCGACAGCCGGTAAACGGATTGCGCAGAACGATTTCCTCAATACCACCGAGCTGGCGGCGATAGACACAGCGATTGTGCAAACCGAAAGGCTGCTTGCTGATAAAACCCATGAAATTGAAGACGCGAGATTTGTTCTTCGCTCGTGGACGCTGGACTATCAGAATCAACGTGCAAGCTTTGAAAATTGGGTAAAAACCCGCTCTGCAACAGGTGCTGACGACCAGAACAGCGAAGTTGTTGAACGGGTTAGGGCAATCGAACTGCTCAAGCAGGAAGAGCGCAACGCCGGACGGTTGGTCGAGGACCTGCAACAGGAAGTCATCGCGGCCAAACGCGAATTGCAGGATTTGCGCGGTGAGCGCAGTGCGATTCTAACGGCGGCAAACGCCCCCTATCAAAAGGCGCAGAAACGTGAGGTTCTAAAGGTCTTTTTGTTCCGGCTGGTCCTGACCCTGCCCTTGTTGTTGATTGCGGGCTGGCTGGCCATGAAGAAACGTCAGTCAAGCTATTGGCCGGTGTATCGCGGGTTCATCATCTTTGCCCTGTTTGCGTTTTTCGTCGAACTGGTGCCCTACCTGCCATCCTACGGGGGCTATGTCAGATATATCGTCGGCATCCTGTTAGCCTTGATTCTCGCGCATTTTGCGACCAGAGGCATGGCGCGATATTTGCAGAAGAAGCAGAGCGAAGAACAGCGCCCCGAAACCGAAAAGCGCAAGCTGATCGAATATGAAACCGCGATCAAGAAAATCTCGGACGGTGTTTGCCCCAGTTGCGATCGCCAATTTGGCGCGCAGAATTCGCGGAAAGCTGACAGCACGCCCGCCTCGAACGTCGACTTTTGCGTTCACTGCGGGTTCTGCCTTTACAACTCATGCGACAACTGCGGCCAGCGTGAAAATTCCTTTTACAAATTCTGCGGAGCGTGCGGCGTTCCAGCGCAAAAGGTGACACCCTGA
- a CDS encoding L-iditol 2-dehydrogenase, which yields MKRLDGKTALITGAARGIGLSFAKAYVAEGARVAIGDINIDLARTAAAAIGENAIAVEMDVSDQNSINDAVNATVGAFGQIDILINNAALFSAAPIIEIDRADFSRLFNINVAGTLFTMQAVAKHMIECGVKGKIINMASQAGRRGEPLVAVYCATKAAVISLTQSAGLDLIRHGINVNAIAPGVVDGEHWDGVDAFFAKHEGKAPGQKKAEVAAAVPFGRMGQPEDLTGMAVFLASEEAAYVVAQCYNVDGGQWMS from the coding sequence ATGAAGCGGCTGGACGGCAAGACGGCTCTGATCACCGGTGCCGCGCGCGGAATCGGGCTGAGCTTTGCCAAGGCCTATGTGGCGGAAGGCGCGCGCGTGGCGATCGGCGATATCAACATCGACCTTGCCCGCACCGCCGCTGCCGCGATTGGCGAAAACGCCATTGCCGTTGAAATGGATGTGAGCGATCAAAACAGCATCAATGACGCCGTGAACGCAACTGTCGGGGCATTCGGGCAGATCGACATCCTGATCAACAACGCTGCTCTCTTTTCGGCGGCACCGATCATCGAGATTGACCGCGCCGACTTCAGCCGGCTGTTCAACATCAACGTCGCAGGCACGTTGTTCACGATGCAGGCCGTTGCAAAACACATGATCGAGTGCGGCGTCAAAGGCAAAATCATCAACATGGCCAGTCAGGCAGGCCGGCGGGGCGAACCCTTGGTTGCGGTCTATTGTGCGACCAAAGCGGCGGTGATCAGCCTGACGCAATCGGCGGGGCTGGACCTGATCAGACACGGCATCAATGTCAACGCCATCGCACCGGGTGTGGTGGACGGTGAACATTGGGACGGGGTGGATGCGTTTTTTGCCAAACACGAAGGCAAGGCACCGGGCCAGAAGAAAGCCGAAGTCGCGGCCGCGGTGCCCTTCGGGCGCATGGGGCAGCCCGAGGATTTGACCGGTATGGCGGTGTTTCTGGCGAGTGAGGAGGCGGCCTATGTCGTCGCCCAATGTTATAATGTGGACGGCGGTCAATGGATGAGCTGA
- a CDS encoding carbohydrate kinase family protein, with translation MIICCGEALMDMIPVAQPDGRNAFVPHTGGAIFNTAVALGRLGVPAGMISGISRDAFGGQLAETLAANKVSTDLLVRSDLLTTLAIVHLVEGHATYAFYDEGSAGRMITVADMPVLPADTSALYFGGISLVSLPAADAYADLCATAAGNYPVMIDPNIRPSFITDAPAYRARLDRMLGQADIIKVSDEDLAWITGGAGSLEDQAALLQAKGARFVIVTRGSEGAMALCDGEVAHVAAERATVVDTVGAGDTFNAGVLGHLHREGRLSKAALRDMSAQDFAGALALGARVAAVTVSRAGANPPWAHEI, from the coding sequence ATGATCATTTGCTGCGGCGAAGCCTTGATGGATATGATCCCCGTCGCACAGCCGGACGGTCGGAACGCATTTGTGCCCCACACGGGCGGTGCGATCTTTAACACGGCCGTTGCGCTGGGACGTCTGGGCGTGCCTGCGGGGATGATCAGTGGCATTTCGCGGGATGCGTTCGGGGGGCAGCTGGCCGAAACGCTCGCTGCCAACAAGGTCAGCACAGATCTGCTTGTGCGCTCCGACCTTTTGACGACGCTTGCGATTGTGCATCTGGTGGAGGGCCACGCAACTTATGCGTTTTACGACGAAGGGTCTGCGGGGCGGATGATCACCGTCGCTGACATGCCCGTGCTTCCGGCTGACACCAGCGCCCTATATTTCGGGGGAATCAGCCTTGTCAGCCTGCCGGCTGCCGATGCTTACGCCGATCTTTGTGCGACAGCTGCGGGCAATTATCCGGTGATGATCGACCCCAACATCCGCCCGTCTTTTATCACCGATGCGCCTGCGTATCGTGCGCGTCTGGACCGGATGCTGGGGCAGGCCGATATCATCAAGGTTTCGGACGAAGATCTGGCGTGGATCACGGGCGGGGCCGGCTCGCTTGAGGATCAGGCGGCCCTGTTACAGGCCAAAGGTGCGCGCTTTGTGATCGTTACACGGGGCTCGGAAGGGGCGATGGCCCTGTGTGACGGTGAGGTGGCCCATGTGGCGGCAGAGCGGGCTACTGTGGTGGATACGGTCGGGGCGGGTGATACCTTTAATGCGGGCGTTCTGGGGCATCTGCATCGGGAGGGGCGATTGAGCAAAGCGGCGTTGCGCGACATGTCGGCACAGGATTTTGCGGGGGCCTTGGCCTTGGGCGCGCGGGTTGCTGCGGTGACGGTGTCGCGGGCAGGGGCAAACCCGCCTTGGGCGCATGAAATTTGA
- the recJ gene encoding single-stranded-DNA-specific exonuclease RecJ, with product MSFLGVEASLTGRTWVGPGVEVERAAELLVQRTALPQAVCQVLARRGVAPEDAEGFLAPSLRDLMPDPRSLKDMEKAATRFLEAVAKRQKIAVFADYDVDGGSSAALLLVWLREMGCGATLYVPDRIDEGYGPNDEAMAALAADHDLIVCVDCGTLSHGPIAAAKAADVIVLDHHLGGEVLPDAMAVVNPNRQDEDGACGHLCAAGVVFLMLVEAGRQLRADKRKGPDLMALLDLVALATVADVAPLIGVNRAFVRQGLRVMARRERVGLTALADVARMETAPTAYHLGFLLGPRINAGGRIGQADLGARLLASNDPHETTALAERLDTLNTERRDVEASVRAAAMAQAEERGFDAPLAWASGPGWHPGVVGIVASRLKEASNRPSIVIGVEDGIGKGSGRSVSGIDLGAPIQRLAAEGLLIKGGGHKMAAGLTVAEDKIEAAMARLSELMAKQGAHLGGPADLNVTGLLMPAAATVELAEMVEQAGPFGAAAPAPRYVFADMQILFAKRVGDNHLKISFGDGLGGKLDAIAFGAYDTALGPALEAHGGARFHLAGRLDINDWRGRRSVQLRLEDAAAA from the coding sequence ATGAGTTTTCTGGGCGTTGAGGCATCCCTGACGGGGCGGACATGGGTTGGCCCCGGTGTAGAAGTGGAGCGGGCGGCGGAATTGCTGGTGCAGCGCACCGCCCTGCCCCAAGCGGTGTGTCAGGTCTTGGCGCGGCGCGGGGTTGCGCCCGAGGACGCCGAAGGGTTTCTTGCCCCGTCGCTGCGCGATCTGATGCCAGACCCACGCAGCCTGAAAGATATGGAAAAAGCCGCGACGCGATTTTTGGAAGCTGTCGCAAAACGCCAGAAAATCGCGGTTTTTGCGGATTATGACGTGGATGGCGGCAGCTCGGCGGCGTTGTTGCTGGTTTGGTTGCGCGAGATGGGCTGTGGTGCGACGCTTTACGTGCCCGACCGCATTGACGAGGGCTATGGCCCCAATGACGAAGCGATGGCCGCCTTGGCCGCCGATCACGACCTGATTGTCTGCGTGGATTGCGGAACATTGTCGCATGGCCCGATCGCAGCGGCAAAGGCCGCGGATGTGATCGTGTTGGATCACCATCTGGGCGGTGAGGTTTTGCCGGATGCGATGGCGGTGGTAAACCCCAACCGGCAGGACGAAGACGGGGCCTGCGGGCATCTGTGTGCCGCCGGTGTGGTGTTCCTGATGCTGGTCGAGGCGGGCCGCCAACTGCGCGCGGATAAACGCAAGGGGCCGGACCTGATGGCCCTGCTGGATCTGGTTGCCTTGGCGACAGTGGCCGACGTGGCCCCGTTGATCGGTGTGAACCGTGCCTTCGTGCGCCAGGGCTTGCGCGTGATGGCACGGCGCGAACGCGTCGGGCTGACGGCACTGGCCGATGTGGCGCGGATGGAAACTGCGCCCACGGCCTATCACCTCGGGTTCCTGCTGGGCCCGCGCATCAACGCCGGTGGGCGCATCGGACAGGCTGATCTGGGGGCGCGGCTCTTGGCCTCCAACGATCCGCATGAAACCACGGCCTTGGCCGAAAGGTTGGACACATTGAACACAGAACGGCGCGATGTCGAAGCCAGCGTGCGCGCCGCCGCGATGGCGCAGGCCGAAGAGCGCGGGTTTGATGCGCCACTGGCCTGGGCCTCCGGTCCCGGTTGGCATCCCGGTGTGGTGGGGATTGTCGCATCCCGCCTGAAAGAAGCGTCAAACCGGCCGTCTATCGTTATCGGCGTCGAGGATGGCATCGGCAAAGGATCAGGGCGGTCAGTGTCGGGAATCGACCTTGGTGCGCCGATCCAGCGGTTGGCGGCCGAAGGTTTGCTGATCAAGGGCGGCGGGCACAAGATGGCCGCTGGGCTGACCGTTGCCGAGGACAAGATCGAAGCGGCAATGGCGCGACTGTCCGAACTGATGGCGAAACAGGGTGCCCATCTGGGCGGACCTGCGGATCTGAACGTAACCGGCCTGCTGATGCCCGCGGCGGCAACGGTGGAACTGGCCGAAATGGTCGAGCAGGCGGGCCCCTTCGGTGCGGCCGCCCCTGCCCCGCGCTATGTCTTTGCCGATATGCAGATTCTGTTTGCCAAACGGGTCGGCGACAACCACCTCAAGATCAGTTTTGGCGACGGGTTGGGCGGCAAGCTCGATGCGATTGCTTTTGGGGCCTACGATACGGCCCTTGGCCCCGCGCTTGAGGCTCATGGCGGTGCGCGCTTCCATCTTGCGGGCCGTCTGGACATCAACGACTGGCGCGGTCGCCGGTCTGTTCAGCTGCGCCTTGAGGACGCTGCCGCCGCGTAA
- a CDS encoding ABC transporter ATP-binding protein, with protein MGRITLDKVTKSFGETEVIPPLDLTIEDGEFTVFVGPSGCGKSTLLRLIAGLEDTTSGQIRIDGNDATQLPPAKRGLAMVFQSYALYPHMSVRKNIAFPLKMAKMEQSEIDRRVDNAASVLNLADYIDRKPGQLSGGQRQRVAIGRAIVREPSAFLFDEPLSNLDAALRVGMRMEISELHKKLATTMIYVTHDQVEAMTMADKIVVLRAGNIEQVGSPLELYREPRNLFVAGFIGSPKMNLIEGAEAQKYGCHTIGVRPEHIAISANEGPWSGTVGVSEHLGSDTFFHIHDTGLAETITVRADGEVGFKYGDRVHLTPRDDVIHRFGADGLRIA; from the coding sequence ATGGGACGCATTACACTCGACAAAGTCACCAAATCTTTTGGCGAAACCGAAGTTATTCCGCCGCTGGATCTGACCATTGAAGACGGCGAATTCACCGTTTTCGTCGGCCCCTCGGGCTGTGGTAAATCCACGCTGCTGCGGCTGATTGCGGGGCTTGAAGACACCACCAGCGGGCAGATCCGCATCGACGGCAATGACGCGACGCAGCTGCCGCCTGCCAAACGCGGCCTTGCGATGGTGTTCCAGTCTTATGCGCTTTATCCGCATATGTCGGTGCGCAAGAACATCGCCTTTCCCCTGAAGATGGCGAAGATGGAGCAAAGCGAAATCGACCGGCGCGTCGACAACGCCGCCTCTGTGCTGAACCTTGCCGATTACATTGATCGCAAGCCGGGGCAATTGTCGGGCGGTCAGCGCCAGCGGGTCGCCATTGGCCGTGCGATTGTGCGCGAGCCTTCGGCCTTCCTGTTTGACGAACCGCTCTCAAATCTTGATGCCGCCCTGCGTGTCGGCATGCGGATGGAAATTTCCGAGCTGCACAAGAAACTTGCGACCACCATGATCTATGTGACCCATGATCAGGTCGAGGCGATGACCATGGCCGATAAAATCGTGGTGCTGCGGGCAGGCAATATTGAACAGGTCGGCTCTCCGCTCGAATTGTATCGTGAGCCGCGCAACCTGTTTGTTGCCGGTTTCATCGGTTCGCCCAAGATGAACCTGATCGAGGGCGCAGAGGCACAAAAATACGGCTGTCACACAATTGGTGTGCGCCCCGAACACATCGCCATCTCGGCGAATGAAGGACCGTGGAGCGGCACCGTCGGGGTCTCCGAACACCTTGGGTCGGATACATTCTTTCACATCCACGACACGGGATTGGCCGAAACAATCACCGTACGGGCCGATGGCGAGGTCGGGTTCAAATATGGCGACCGCGTTCACCTGACGCCGCGTGATGACGTGATCCACCGCTTTGGCGCTGACGGGCTGCGCATCGCATGA
- a CDS encoding mannitol dehydrogenase family protein — protein sequence MADGGQNLGLTALGAATLADLPEGIARPTYDRSALTAGIVHIGLGNFHRAHQAWYLHRLMQQGKALDWAIIGAGVRAADSAQRERLLAQDCLTTLIELDPSGKSAEVSGAMIDFLPVQEGNAALIAQMADPAIRIVSLTVTEGGYYIDPATGGFDARHEDIRHDAAHPATPRTAFGAMIAALRLRRDAGTGPFTGQSCDNLQGNGDILRQTLVSLARLSDPDLADWIAANCTFPNAMVDCIVPATGPSEIALARSFGIDDAAPVTHENFRQWVIEDAFCAGRPPWEEAGATISNAVHDFEAMKLRVLNGGHQIIADPAEILGVETISGAMAHPLISALLHKVVRDEIAPHVADVPGMTALAYLDLIAGRFANAEIKDTTRRVAFDGSSRHPGFLLPSVRDGLAAGAPVTGLALVSALWARYCTGQREDGSTVAPNDPAWDDLQQVAIKAKATPLAWLEMRHIYGELADAEPFADAFCGWLEMLHSEGVEAALTRYVQD from the coding sequence ATGGCAGACGGTGGACAAAATCTTGGCCTGACGGCGCTTGGCGCTGCGACATTGGCGGACTTGCCAGAGGGCATCGCGCGCCCGACTTATGATCGCAGCGCACTGACGGCTGGGATCGTGCACATCGGTCTTGGCAATTTTCACCGTGCGCATCAGGCGTGGTATCTGCACCGTTTGATGCAGCAGGGCAAAGCGCTGGACTGGGCCATCATCGGGGCCGGTGTGCGCGCGGCGGACAGTGCGCAGCGCGAACGCCTGTTGGCGCAGGATTGCCTGACCACGCTGATCGAACTGGACCCTTCCGGTAAATCGGCGGAAGTGTCCGGCGCAATGATCGATTTTCTGCCGGTGCAGGAAGGCAATGCTGCATTGATTGCGCAAATGGCTGATCCGGCTATCCGCATTGTGTCGCTGACGGTCACCGAAGGCGGGTATTACATTGATCCGGCCACAGGCGGGTTTGATGCGCGCCACGAAGACATCCGGCATGACGCAGCACATCCCGCGACACCGCGCACCGCTTTTGGTGCCATGATCGCCGCGCTGCGTTTGCGTCGTGATGCTGGAACTGGACCCTTCACCGGACAAAGCTGTGACAACCTGCAAGGCAATGGCGACATCCTGCGCCAGACGCTGGTGTCGCTGGCGCGCCTGTCCGACCCAGATCTGGCGGATTGGATTGCGGCCAACTGCACGTTTCCCAACGCGATGGTCGACTGCATCGTGCCGGCTACCGGACCCTCAGAGATTGCTCTTGCCCGCAGCTTCGGGATCGACGACGCGGCCCCCGTGACCCACGAGAACTTTCGCCAATGGGTGATCGAAGATGCGTTCTGTGCAGGGCGCCCGCCGTGGGAAGAGGCCGGCGCGACGATCTCGAACGCGGTGCATGACTTCGAGGCGATGAAACTGCGTGTGCTGAATGGTGGACACCAGATCATCGCGGACCCCGCCGAAATTCTGGGGGTGGAGACGATTTCGGGAGCCATGGCCCATCCGTTGATCAGCGCCTTGTTGCACAAGGTTGTGCGCGACGAAATCGCGCCGCATGTGGCGGATGTGCCCGGCATGACGGCTTTGGCCTATCTTGACCTGATCGCCGGCCGTTTCGCCAATGCGGAGATCAAGGACACCACGCGCCGCGTGGCCTTTGACGGGTCAAGCCGCCACCCCGGCTTCCTGCTGCCCTCTGTCCGCGATGGGTTGGCGGCAGGCGCGCCTGTGACGGGGCTGGCCTTGGTTTCAGCCTTGTGGGCACGCTATTGCACGGGCCAGCGCGAGGATGGCAGCACGGTCGCACCGAACGATCCTGCGTGGGATGACCTGCAGCAGGTTGCGATAAAGGCAAAAGCGACCCCGCTGGCCTGGCTGGAAATGCGCCATATCTACGGCGAACTGGCGGATGCGGAACCCTTTGCCGACGCGTTTTGCGGATGGCTGGAAATGCTGCACAGCGAAGGCGTAGAGGCGGCATTGACCCGCTATGTGCAAGACTAG